One part of the Mycobacterium marinum genome encodes these proteins:
- a CDS encoding acetyl-CoA C-acetyltransferase encodes MSEEAFIYEAIRTPRGKQKNGSLNEVKPISLVVGLIEELRKRNPDLDENLISDVILGCVSPVGDQGGDIARAAVLASGMPVTSGGVQLNRFCASGLEAVNMAAQKVRSGWDDLVLAGGVESMSRVPMGADGGAMGLDPVTNYDVMFVPQGIGADLIATIEGFSRDDVDAYALRSQEKAAEAWSGGYFAKSVVPVRDQNGLLILDHDEHMRPETTKEGLGKLKSAFEGLAAMGGFDDVALQKYHWVEKINHVHTGGNSSGIVDGAAIVMVGSEKAGAAINATPRARIVATATSGADPVIMLTGPTPAARKVLDRAGLTVDDIDLFELNEAFASVVLKFQKDLNIPDEKLNVNGGAIAMGHPLGATGAMILGTMVDELERRNARRALVTLCIGGGMGVATIIERV; translated from the coding sequence ATGTCCGAAGAAGCCTTCATTTATGAGGCCATCCGCACGCCGCGTGGCAAGCAAAAGAACGGATCGCTAAACGAGGTCAAGCCGATAAGCCTGGTCGTTGGCCTGATCGAGGAGCTGCGCAAGCGCAACCCTGACCTCGACGAGAACCTGATCAGCGACGTCATCCTGGGCTGCGTGTCGCCCGTCGGTGACCAGGGCGGCGACATCGCCCGCGCCGCGGTGCTGGCCTCCGGGATGCCGGTTACCTCCGGTGGCGTGCAGCTCAACCGGTTCTGCGCATCGGGTCTGGAAGCGGTGAACATGGCCGCCCAGAAGGTGCGTTCCGGGTGGGATGACCTGGTGCTGGCCGGTGGTGTGGAGTCGATGAGCCGGGTGCCGATGGGTGCCGACGGCGGCGCCATGGGGCTTGACCCGGTCACCAACTACGACGTCATGTTTGTTCCGCAGGGCATCGGCGCCGACCTGATTGCCACCATCGAGGGCTTCTCCCGCGACGACGTCGACGCCTATGCGCTGCGTAGCCAGGAGAAGGCCGCCGAGGCGTGGTCGGGCGGCTACTTCGCCAAGTCCGTGGTGCCGGTCCGCGACCAAAACGGTCTGCTGATCCTCGACCACGATGAGCACATGCGGCCCGAGACCACCAAGGAAGGCCTGGGCAAGCTCAAGTCGGCCTTCGAGGGCCTGGCGGCGATGGGCGGTTTCGACGACGTCGCGCTGCAGAAGTACCACTGGGTGGAAAAGATCAACCACGTGCACACGGGCGGCAACAGCTCCGGCATCGTCGATGGTGCCGCGATCGTGATGGTCGGTAGCGAAAAGGCGGGGGCAGCGATCAACGCGACCCCGCGCGCCCGCATCGTCGCCACCGCGACCAGTGGCGCCGACCCGGTCATCATGCTGACCGGCCCGACCCCTGCCGCCCGCAAGGTGCTCGACCGCGCCGGCCTGACGGTTGATGACATCGACCTGTTCGAGCTGAACGAGGCGTTCGCGTCGGTGGTGCTGAAGTTCCAGAAGGACCTCAACATCCCCGACGAGAAGCTCAACGTCAACGGTGGGGCCATCGCGATGGGTCACCCGCTGGGGGCGACCGGCGCGATGATCCTGGGCACCATGGTCGACGAGCTGGAGCGCCGCAACGCCCGGCGCGCATTGGTCACGCTTTGTATTGGTGGCGGCATGGGTGTCGCGACGATCATCGAGAGGGTTTAA
- a CDS encoding 3-hydroxyacyl-CoA dehydrogenase NAD-binding domain-containing protein, whose product MADNTIQWDKDADGIVTLTMDDPSGSANVMNEAYIESMGKAVDRLVAEKDSITGVVITSAKKTFFAGGDLTSMIQAGPEDAGQSFDTVETVKRQLRTLETLGKPVVAAINGAALGGGLEIALACHHRIAADAEGSQLGLPEVTLGLLPGGGGVTRTVRMFGIQNAFVSILSQGTRFKPAKAKEIGLVDEVLPTVEELVPAAKAWIKANPDSHEQPWDKKGYKIPGGTPSSPGLASILPSFPALLRKQLKGAPMPAPKAILAAAVEGAQVDFDTASRIESRYFASLVTGQVAKNMIQAFFFDLQAINAGKSRPDGIGKTPITKIGVLGAGMMGAGIAYVSAKAGYDVVLKDVSAEAAAKGKGYSEKLVAKALERGRTTQEKGDALLARITPTSDPADLKGVDFVIEAVFENQELKHKVFQEIEDIVEPNAVLGSNTSTLPITGLATGVKRQEDFIGIHFFSPVDKMPLVEIIKGEKTSDEALARVFDYTLAIGKTPIVVNDSRGFFTSRVIGTFVNEALAMLGEGVEPSSIEQAGSQAGYPAPPLQLSDELNLELMHKIATATRKGVEDAGGTYEPHPAEAVVEKMIEVGRSGRLKGAGFYEYPEGKRAGLWPGLRETFKSGTSEPPLQDMIDRMLFAEALETQKCLDENVLMSTADANIGSIMGIGFPPWTGGSAQYIVGYEGALGRGKEAFVARARELAAKYGDRFLPPDSLT is encoded by the coding sequence ATGGCCGACAACACAATTCAGTGGGACAAGGATGCCGACGGCATCGTCACGCTGACCATGGACGACCCGTCGGGGTCGGCCAACGTCATGAACGAGGCCTACATCGAGTCGATGGGCAAGGCGGTGGATCGCCTTGTCGCCGAAAAGGATTCGATTACCGGAGTGGTGATCACCAGCGCCAAGAAGACCTTCTTCGCCGGTGGTGACCTCACGTCCATGATCCAGGCCGGTCCGGAAGACGCCGGGCAGTCCTTCGACACGGTCGAGACGGTCAAGCGGCAGCTGCGAACCCTGGAGACGCTGGGCAAGCCCGTCGTCGCCGCGATCAACGGCGCGGCACTCGGCGGTGGCCTCGAGATTGCGCTGGCCTGCCATCACCGCATCGCGGCCGACGCCGAGGGCAGCCAGCTGGGTCTGCCCGAGGTGACCCTGGGCCTGCTGCCCGGTGGCGGCGGGGTGACCCGCACCGTGCGCATGTTCGGTATCCAGAACGCCTTCGTGAGCATCCTGTCCCAGGGCACCCGGTTCAAGCCGGCCAAGGCCAAGGAGATCGGGCTGGTCGACGAGGTGCTGCCGACGGTCGAGGAGCTGGTGCCCGCCGCCAAGGCGTGGATCAAGGCCAACCCGGATTCCCACGAACAGCCCTGGGACAAGAAGGGTTACAAGATCCCGGGCGGCACTCCGTCTTCGCCGGGGTTGGCTTCCATCCTGCCGTCGTTCCCGGCCTTGCTGCGCAAGCAGCTCAAGGGCGCTCCGATGCCGGCCCCGAAGGCCATTCTGGCCGCCGCGGTCGAAGGTGCGCAGGTCGATTTCGACACCGCCAGCCGCATCGAGAGCCGCTACTTCGCCTCGCTGGTCACCGGCCAGGTCGCCAAGAACATGATTCAGGCGTTCTTCTTCGACCTGCAGGCCATCAACGCCGGCAAGTCGCGGCCGGACGGCATCGGCAAGACCCCGATCACCAAGATCGGTGTGCTCGGTGCCGGCATGATGGGCGCGGGCATCGCCTACGTCTCGGCCAAGGCCGGCTACGACGTGGTGCTCAAGGACGTCAGCGCGGAGGCCGCCGCCAAGGGCAAGGGCTACTCCGAGAAGCTGGTGGCCAAGGCACTCGAGCGCGGTCGCACCACTCAGGAGAAGGGCGACGCGCTGCTGGCTCGCATCACCCCGACCTCCGACCCGGCCGACCTCAAGGGCGTGGACTTCGTCATCGAGGCCGTGTTCGAAAACCAGGAACTCAAGCACAAGGTGTTCCAGGAGATCGAGGACATCGTCGAGCCCAACGCGGTGCTGGGGTCGAACACCTCCACGTTGCCGATCACCGGTCTGGCCACCGGGGTCAAGCGCCAAGAGGACTTCATCGGTATCCACTTCTTCTCCCCGGTCGACAAGATGCCGCTGGTCGAGATCATCAAGGGTGAGAAGACCTCCGACGAGGCCCTGGCCCGGGTGTTCGACTACACCCTGGCAATCGGCAAGACCCCGATCGTGGTGAACGACAGCCGCGGCTTCTTCACCTCCCGGGTCATCGGCACCTTCGTCAACGAGGCGCTGGCGATGCTCGGTGAGGGTGTCGAGCCGTCGTCGATCGAGCAGGCGGGATCGCAGGCCGGCTACCCGGCCCCGCCGCTGCAGCTGTCCGACGAGCTCAACCTGGAGCTGATGCACAAGATCGCTACCGCTACCCGCAAGGGTGTCGAGGACGCCGGCGGCACCTACGAGCCGCACCCGGCCGAAGCGGTTGTCGAGAAGATGATCGAGGTTGGTCGGTCCGGTCGGCTCAAGGGCGCGGGCTTCTACGAGTACCCCGAGGGCAAGCGTGCCGGCCTGTGGCCGGGCCTGCGGGAGACGTTCAAGTCGGGCACCTCGGAGCCGCCGCTGCAGGACATGATCGACCGGATGTTGTTCGCCGAGGCGCTGGAAACCCAGAAGTGCCTCGACGAGAACGTGCTGATGTCGACGGCCGACGCCAACATCGGATCCATCATGGGCATCGGCTTCCCGCCGTGGACCGGTGGTAGCGCGCAGTACATCGTCGGCTACGAGGGTGCGCTCGGCCGGGGCAAAGAGGCCTTCGTGGCCCGCGCCCGCGAGTTGGCCGCCAAGTACGGCGACCGCTTCCTGCCGCCGGACTCGCTGACCTAA
- a CDS encoding CaiB/BaiF CoA transferase family protein — protein sequence MAGGGPLAGVKVIELGGIGPGPHAGMVLADLGADVVRVRRPGGLQMPAEDRDLLHRGKRIVDLDVKSQPQALLELAAKADVLLDCFRPGTCERLGIGPDDCAAVNPRLIFARITGWGQDGPLAPTAGHDINYLSQTGALSALGYRDRPPTPPLNLVADFGGGSMLVLLGIMAALYERERSGKGQVIDAAMVDGVSVLAQMMWTMKGIGSLRDERESFLLDGGAPFYRCYETSDGKHMAVGAIEPQFFAALLAGLGLSAAEVPSQLDIAAYPKMREMFSERFASRTRDEWAAVFAGTDACVTPVLTWSEAAASDHLRARSTVISAHGVEQAAPAPRFSRTPAGPVGPPPATITRIGEINW from the coding sequence GTGGCGGGTGGGGGACCCCTGGCGGGGGTGAAGGTCATCGAGTTGGGTGGCATCGGCCCCGGCCCACATGCCGGGATGGTGCTCGCCGACCTGGGTGCTGACGTGGTGCGGGTGCGCCGGCCCGGGGGTCTGCAGATGCCGGCCGAGGACCGCGATCTGCTGCATCGCGGAAAACGGATCGTCGACCTGGACGTCAAAAGCCAGCCGCAGGCCTTGTTGGAGCTGGCTGCTAAGGCCGACGTGCTGCTGGATTGTTTTCGGCCGGGCACCTGTGAACGGCTGGGAATCGGGCCCGATGACTGCGCCGCGGTAAACCCGCGATTGATCTTCGCGCGCATCACCGGCTGGGGGCAGGACGGCCCGCTGGCGCCGACGGCCGGCCACGACATCAACTATCTGTCGCAGACCGGTGCGTTGTCGGCGCTGGGCTATCGGGACCGGCCACCCACGCCACCGCTGAATCTGGTTGCCGACTTCGGCGGCGGTTCGATGCTGGTGCTGCTTGGCATCATGGCCGCGCTCTACGAGCGGGAGCGGTCGGGCAAGGGGCAGGTCATCGACGCCGCGATGGTCGACGGGGTCAGCGTGCTGGCTCAGATGATGTGGACCATGAAGGGAATTGGCAGTCTGCGCGACGAGCGCGAGTCCTTTCTCCTTGATGGGGGTGCCCCGTTCTACCGCTGTTACGAGACTTCTGATGGCAAGCACATGGCGGTGGGGGCCATCGAGCCGCAATTCTTCGCGGCGTTGCTGGCCGGACTCGGTCTGTCGGCCGCCGAGGTGCCGTCTCAGCTCGACATCGCCGCCTACCCCAAGATGCGCGAAATGTTTTCGGAGCGGTTCGCCAGCCGAACCCGCGACGAATGGGCCGCGGTCTTCGCCGGCACCGACGCATGCGTGACCCCGGTGCTGACATGGAGTGAAGCGGCAGCTAGCGATCATCTGCGGGCGCGCTCGACGGTGATTTCCGCGCACGGCGTGGAGCAGGCCGCGCCGGCGCCGCGGTTCTCCCGAACGCCGGCCGGGCCGGTGGGGCCACCGCCCGCCACGATCACGCGTATCGGCGAAATCAACTGGTAA
- a CDS encoding pyridoxal phosphate-dependent aminotransferase translates to MTVSRLQPYATTVFAEMSALAARIGAVNLGQGFPDEDGPPAMLKAAQEAIAAGANQYPPGMGIPALRQAIAAQRRRRFGVEYDPDTEVLVTVGATEAIAAAVLGLVEPGSEVLLIEPFYDSYAPVIAMAGAKRVAVPLVPDGRGFALDADALRRAVTPKTRALIVNSPHNPTGAVLRRAELAAIAEIAVAADLLVITDEVYEHLVFTSPTGHQHLPLAGFDGMAQRTVTISSAAKMFNCTGWKIGWACGPKELIAGVRAAKQYMSYVGGAPLQPAVALALDSEDAWVTALRTSLQARRDRLAAGLSEIGFGVHDSHGTYFLCADPRPLGYDDGTAFCAALPEKVGVAAIPMSAFCDPVAEHASTQADIWNHLVRFTFCKREDTLDEAIKRLAALRDAA, encoded by the coding sequence ATGACGGTGTCGCGGCTACAGCCCTACGCGACGACGGTGTTCGCCGAAATGTCGGCATTGGCCGCGCGCATTGGTGCGGTCAATCTTGGCCAAGGCTTTCCCGACGAGGACGGACCGCCGGCGATGTTGAAGGCCGCCCAAGAGGCCATCGCCGCGGGCGCCAACCAGTATCCGCCGGGAATGGGCATCCCGGCCCTGCGCCAGGCCATCGCCGCCCAGCGTCGACGACGCTTCGGTGTCGAATACGACCCGGATACCGAGGTGCTGGTCACGGTCGGCGCCACCGAGGCCATCGCGGCCGCGGTCCTGGGACTGGTCGAACCCGGCTCGGAAGTGCTGTTGATCGAACCGTTCTATGACTCCTATGCACCGGTGATAGCAATGGCCGGCGCGAAGCGAGTTGCCGTGCCGCTGGTGCCCGACGGCCGCGGCTTCGCGCTGGATGCCGATGCGCTGCGACGCGCCGTGACACCCAAGACCCGCGCACTGATCGTCAACTCCCCGCACAATCCCACCGGTGCGGTGCTGCGCCGCGCCGAACTCGCGGCAATAGCAGAGATTGCGGTGGCCGCAGACCTATTGGTGATCACCGATGAGGTGTACGAGCATCTGGTGTTCACCTCGCCAACCGGGCACCAACACCTGCCCCTGGCCGGGTTTGACGGGATGGCGCAGCGCACGGTCACGATCTCGAGCGCGGCCAAGATGTTCAACTGCACCGGATGGAAGATCGGATGGGCTTGCGGCCCAAAAGAACTCATCGCCGGGGTGCGCGCGGCAAAGCAGTACATGAGCTATGTCGGCGGGGCGCCGCTGCAGCCCGCGGTGGCGCTGGCACTGGATTCCGAGGATGCCTGGGTCACAGCGCTGCGGACTTCGTTACAGGCCAGACGCGATCGGCTGGCCGCCGGCCTGAGCGAGATCGGATTCGGGGTACACGACAGCCACGGCACCTACTTCTTGTGCGCCGACCCGCGGCCGCTCGGCTACGACGACGGCACGGCGTTTTGCGCCGCGCTGCCCGAGAAGGTGGGGGTGGCCGCCATCCCGATGTCGGCCTTCTGCGATCCGGTGGCCGAGCATGCTTCAACCCAAGCCGATATCTGGAATCATTTGGTGCGCTTTACCTTCTGCAAACGCGAAGACACCCTGGACGAGGCGATCAAGCGGCTGGCCGCACTGCGTGACGCGGCTTAG
- a CDS encoding SRPBCC family protein, producing the protein MAIQASGEIVIDAPPEVIMEALADMGAVPSWSVVHKRVEVVDNYPDGRPHHVRVTIKVTGIADTELLEYHWGPDWMVWDAQRTVQQHGQHGEYNLRREADNKTRVRFSITVEPSAPLPEFWVNRARRKILHSALEGLRKRVMGTAD; encoded by the coding sequence GTGGCCATACAAGCGTCGGGTGAGATCGTCATTGATGCGCCCCCTGAGGTGATCATGGAGGCGCTAGCCGACATGGGCGCGGTGCCGTCGTGGTCGGTGGTGCACAAGCGCGTCGAGGTCGTCGACAATTATCCGGACGGCCGACCTCACCACGTGCGGGTCACCATCAAGGTCACCGGGATCGCCGACACCGAACTGCTCGAATATCACTGGGGGCCGGACTGGATGGTCTGGGATGCCCAGAGGACCGTCCAGCAACACGGCCAGCACGGCGAGTACAACCTGCGCCGCGAAGCGGACAATAAGACGCGAGTGCGCTTCAGCATCACGGTGGAACCCTCAGCTCCGCTACCCGAGTTCTGGGTTAATCGTGCGCGCCGAAAGATCCTGCACTCCGCGCTGGAGGGATTGCGCAAGCGCGTGATGGGTACGGCTGACTAA
- a CDS encoding SRPBCC family protein: MAIKETRDIVIEASPQEILDVIADFEAMPGWSSPHQSAEILETGADGRPSQVKMKVKTAGITDEQVVAYSWGDNKVNWSLVSSGQQRSQEGSYLLTPEGDKTRVKLELAVDAVVPLPGFVLKRAVKGTVESGLDELRKQVLKVKKG, translated from the coding sequence ATGGCAATCAAAGAAACCCGCGACATCGTCATCGAAGCCAGCCCCCAGGAGATCTTGGACGTCATTGCTGACTTCGAAGCGATGCCCGGATGGTCTTCGCCGCATCAGAGCGCCGAAATTCTCGAGACCGGAGCCGATGGTCGGCCCAGCCAGGTGAAGATGAAGGTCAAGACCGCGGGTATCACCGACGAGCAAGTGGTGGCCTACAGCTGGGGCGACAACAAGGTGAACTGGTCGCTCGTCAGTTCGGGCCAGCAGCGTTCCCAGGAGGGGAGCTACCTCTTGACGCCGGAGGGCGACAAGACCCGGGTAAAGCTCGAGCTGGCCGTCGACGCGGTGGTGCCGCTGCCGGGATTCGTGCTCAAGCGTGCGGTGAAGGGCACGGTGGAGTCCGGCCTCGATGAGCTGCGCAAGCAGGTGCTGAAGGTGAAGAAGGGCTGA
- a CDS encoding SRPBCC family protein, producing the protein MAVKAAREFVIDAPPEVVMEALTDVGVLVSWSPLHKSVEVIDYYPDGRPHHVKATIKILGLVDKEILEYHWGPDWVCWDADQTFQQRGQHVEYTVRPEGLDKSRVRFDITVEPSGPIPGFIVKRASEHVLDAAAKGLSELVANRDATDQAK; encoded by the coding sequence GTGGCCGTAAAAGCAGCGCGGGAATTCGTTATCGATGCGCCCCCGGAAGTGGTCATGGAGGCGCTGACAGACGTCGGCGTCTTGGTCTCCTGGTCACCCCTGCACAAGAGTGTGGAAGTCATCGACTACTACCCGGATGGCCGTCCGCATCACGTGAAGGCCACCATCAAGATTCTCGGGCTCGTGGACAAAGAGATCCTGGAGTACCACTGGGGCCCGGATTGGGTGTGCTGGGACGCGGATCAGACCTTCCAGCAGCGCGGTCAGCACGTCGAGTACACGGTCCGGCCCGAGGGACTCGACAAATCGCGGGTGCGGTTTGACATCACCGTCGAACCGTCTGGGCCGATCCCGGGATTCATCGTCAAGCGGGCTAGCGAGCACGTGCTCGACGCCGCGGCAAAGGGGCTCAGTGAGCTGGTCGCCAATCGCGACGCAACGGATCAGGCCAAGTAG